The following proteins are co-located in the Aquarana catesbeiana isolate 2022-GZ linkage group LG02, ASM4218655v1, whole genome shotgun sequence genome:
- the LOC141129558 gene encoding uncharacterized protein, producing the protein MMEKDRSHMTEKILNLTLEIIYLLTGERFPLLKSGDHMTITVSPCDSLKPERHNMQKILEVTKKMMELLTGEVPIRCQDVTVYFSMEEWEYLEGHKDLYKDLMMDNQPPLTSPDGSSNGNPPERCLRPLYSRDSTEVYIKEEIKEDGAMMELSEFPKGHKDLFQDTMVESSSYRTPPERFLHPLCSWDSTEVYIKEEIKEEDDEDGVMEESGFPKGHKCLFQDTMVESPSYRTPPERCLHPLCSWDSTEVYIKEEIIEEDDEDGSRDPINIKFEVKAEEEEMDQETGISGSKPTAKEDVHGLEMRKTSEDCLTLSPDCEVEDEDITQYSPGENLTTSNVHPAPHSVEEPSYSSYPEEPQTVKDVAVLPTDRRFTCHDCGKCFHSKTSLNVHKRSHTGEKPYSCSECGKFFVQKSSLVAHQRLHTGEKPFSCPECGKCFVRKSDLVTHKRTHTGEKPFSCPKCRKCFSLKSSLKRHQLLHTGEKPYSCPECGKCFSQKSGLYEHQRLHTGEKPHICPECGKCFSKRSNLNRHQKSHTGEKPFSCPKCRKCFLLKSSLKRHQLLHTGEKPYSCLACRKCFSQKSSLHTHQRLHIGEKPHICPECGKCFSKRSSLYRHEISHTGEKQYSCPECGKCYKSSLFRHQRLHTREKMYFCINVIALGKDKEEGAPAQRIIPMAFYC; encoded by the exons ATGATGGAgaaggaccggagtcacatgactgagaagatactaaacctcaccctggagatcatctacctgctgaccggagag agatttcctcttctgaagtcaggtgatcatatgaccatcacagtgtctccatgtgactccctaaaacctgagagacacaacatgcagaagattctagaagtcaccaagaagatgatggagctgctgacaggagag gttcctataaggtgtcaggatgtcactgtctatttctccatggaggagtgggagtatttagaaggacacaaggatctctacaaggacctcatgatggacaatcagccgcccctcacatcaccgg atggatccagtaatgggaacccaccagagagatgtctccgtcctctgtattcccgggattccacagagGTCTatattaaagaagagataaaagaggatgGTGCAATGATGGAGCTGTCAGAATTTCCAAAAGGACACAAAGATCTGttccaggacaccatggtggagtcatccagctacagaaccCCCCCAGAGAGGTTCCTCCATCCTCTGTGTTCCTGGGATTCCACAGAGGTCTatattaaagaagagataaaagaggaggatgatgaggatggggtaaTGGAGGAGTCAGGATTTCCAAAAGGACACAAATGTCTGttccaggacaccatggtggagtcaccCAGCTACAGAACCCCCCCAGAGAGGTGCCTCCATCCTCTGTGTTCCTGGGATTCCACAGAGGTCTATATTAAAGAAGAGATaatagaggaggatgatgaggatggg AGTAGAGATCCAATCAATATAAAATTTGAGGTTAAAGCcgaagaagaagagat GGATCAGGAGACTGGTATATCCGGATCCAAACCTACAGCTAAAGAGGATG TACATGGActggagatgaggaaaacctctgaggattgtctcactttgtctccagactgtgaagtagaagatgaggacatcacacagtatagtccaggagaaaacctgactacctcaaatgtccatccggcaccacacagtgtagaggaaccatcgtattcctcttatcctgaggaacctcagactgtgaaggATGTTGCTGTCCTTCCAACAGATAGGAGGTTTACCTGTCATGATTGTGGGAAATGTTTTCATTCTAAAACcagtcttaatgtgcataaaagatctcacacaggggagaagccgtattcctgttctgagtgtgggaaattcTTTGTACAGAAATCAAGCCTTGTCGCAcaccagagattgcacacaggtgagaaaccattttcctgccctgagtgtgggaaatgctttGTACGGAAATCAGACCTTGTCACACATAAGAGAACTCATACTGGGGAGAAACCATTTTCCTGTCccaagtgcaggaaatgtttttcattgaaatCCAGTCTTAAAAGACATCAGCTactgcacacaggggagaagccatattcctgtcctgaatgcgggaagtgtttttcacagaagtctggtCTTTAtgaacatcagagattgcacacaggagagaagccacatatatgccctgagtgtgggaaatgtttttcaaagaggTCCAATCTCAACAGAC atcagaaatctcacaccgGGGAGAAACCATTTTCCTGTCccaagtgcaggaaatgttttttattgaaatccAGTCTTAAAAGACATCAGCTactgcacacaggggagaagccatattcctgtcttgCATGCAGGaagtgtttttcacagaagtctagtCTTCatacacatcagagattgcacatagGAGAGAAGCCCCATAtatgccctgagtgtgggaaatgtttttcaaagaggTCCAGTCTCTACAGACATGAGAtttctcacacaggggagaagcagtattcctgtcctgagtgtgggaaatgct ataagtccTCTCTTTTCAGACATCAGAGGTTGCACACCAGGGAGAAGATGTATTTCTGT ATAAATGTGATTGCATTGGGAAAAGATAAAGAAGAGGGTGCTCCAGCCCAGCGCATTATCCCAATGGCCTTTTATTGTTAA